The following proteins come from a genomic window of Denitromonas sp.:
- the rdgB gene encoding RdgB/HAM1 family non-canonical purine NTP pyrophosphatase, which yields MFDTIVMASGNAGKLREFAALLAPLGITVRPQSDFDVPEADEPYPTFVENALGKARHAARHTGLPALADDSGLCVEALGGAPGIHSARYAGEPKSDARNNERLIADLAGQDDRRARFVCVLALVRSADDPQPIVAEGEWHGQILDAPRGQQGFGYDPLFWLDDLQQTAAELDPALKNMLSHRGNACRHLLERIQVLQAQS from the coding sequence ATGTTCGACACCATCGTCATGGCCAGCGGCAACGCCGGCAAGCTGCGCGAATTCGCCGCGCTGCTGGCGCCGCTGGGCATCACCGTGCGCCCGCAATCAGACTTTGACGTGCCCGAGGCCGACGAGCCCTACCCCACCTTTGTGGAAAACGCCCTCGGCAAGGCCCGCCACGCCGCCCGCCACACCGGACTGCCGGCGCTGGCCGACGACTCCGGCCTGTGCGTCGAGGCCCTCGGCGGCGCCCCCGGCATCCACTCGGCCCGCTATGCCGGCGAGCCGAAATCCGACGCGCGCAACAACGAGCGCCTGATCGCCGACCTGGCCGGCCAGGACGACCGCCGCGCCCGCTTCGTCTGCGTGCTGGCCCTGGTGCGCAGCGCCGACGACCCGCAACCGATCGTCGCCGAAGGCGAGTGGCACGGCCAGATCCTCGACGCCCCGCGCGGCCAGCAAGGCTTCGGCTACGACCCGCTGTTCTGGCTCGACGACCTGCAGCAGACCGCCGCCGAGCTCGACCCGGCGCTGAAGAACATGCTCAGCCACCGCGGCAACGCCTGCCGTCACCTGCTCGAGCGCATCCAGGTGCTGCAGGCGCAATCGTGA
- the rph gene encoding ribonuclease PH, whose protein sequence is MRPSQRQPHQLRPIRITRGFTKHAEGSVLIEFGDTRVLCTASVEESVPGFLRGKGTGWLTAEYGMLPRATHTRGAREAARGKQSGRTQEIQRLIGRSLRAVVDMDALGERQVIIDCDVLQADGGTRTAAITGACVAVHEALDGLVRRGLLAANPMRELVAAVSVGIVDGVPVLDLDYPEDSACDTDMNVVMTASGHFVEVQGTAEGRAFTRAELDALLDLAATGIAELNALQRDALAQD, encoded by the coding sequence ATGCGTCCCAGCCAGCGTCAGCCCCATCAACTCCGCCCCATCCGCATCACCCGCGGCTTCACCAAACACGCCGAAGGCTCGGTGCTGATCGAATTCGGTGACACCCGCGTGCTGTGCACCGCCAGCGTCGAAGAGTCCGTCCCCGGCTTCCTGCGCGGCAAGGGCACCGGCTGGCTGACCGCCGAATACGGCATGCTGCCGCGCGCCACCCACACCCGCGGCGCCCGCGAGGCCGCCCGCGGCAAGCAGAGCGGCCGCACCCAGGAGATCCAGCGCCTGATCGGCCGCAGCCTGCGCGCGGTGGTGGACATGGACGCCCTCGGCGAGCGCCAGGTGATCATCGACTGCGATGTGCTGCAGGCCGACGGCGGCACCCGCACCGCCGCCATCACCGGCGCCTGCGTCGCCGTGCATGAGGCGCTCGACGGCCTGGTACGCCGCGGCCTGCTCGCCGCCAACCCGATGCGCGAACTCGTCGCCGCCGTATCGGTCGGTATCGTCGACGGCGTCCCGGTGCTCGACCTCGACTACCCCGAAGACTCGGCCTGCGACACCGACATGAACGTGGTGATGACCGCCAGCGGCCATTTCGTCGAAGTGCAGGGCACCGCCGAAGGCCGCGCCTTCACCCGCGCCGAACTCGACGCCCTGCTCGACCTGGCCGCCACCGGCATTGCCGAACTCAACGCGCTCCAGCGCGACGCGCTGGCACAGGACTGA
- a CDS encoding PP2C family protein-serine/threonine phosphatase, producing the protein MKFTIYQESRIGKRASNQDRIAYCYSRDALLMVIADGMGGHLHGEVAAQIAVQYITQAFQREAQPLVGDPVLFLSQVMTNAHHAILDYAFDKYLPEAPRTTVVACLIQNGLAHWAHAGDSRLYLIRDGQIEMQTRDHSRVQLMLDQGLIDADGAAVHPGRNRIYSCLGGNHSPQVEFSRPTPLYSGDIIALCTDGAWGPVGNDALAARLAGGKSVMKAIPKLLDEAESLGGPHADNLSMIGLLWQQDYAETLPDTVSTQTMAISSFTTQMESFERTAGSGAQDLTDDEIEQAISEINVAIKKFSKD; encoded by the coding sequence ATGAAATTCACCATTTACCAGGAAAGCCGCATCGGCAAGCGCGCGTCCAACCAGGACCGCATCGCCTACTGTTACTCGCGCGACGCCTTGCTGATGGTCATCGCCGACGGCATGGGCGGGCATTTGCATGGCGAAGTGGCTGCGCAGATCGCGGTGCAGTACATCACCCAGGCCTTCCAGCGCGAGGCGCAGCCGCTGGTCGGCGATCCGGTGCTGTTCCTGTCGCAGGTGATGACCAACGCCCACCATGCCATCCTCGACTACGCCTTCGACAAATACCTGCCCGAGGCGCCACGCACCACGGTGGTGGCCTGTCTGATCCAGAACGGTCTGGCCCACTGGGCGCACGCCGGCGACTCACGCCTGTACCTGATCCGCGACGGCCAGATCGAGATGCAGACGCGCGACCACTCGCGTGTGCAGCTGATGCTCGACCAGGGCCTGATCGATGCCGACGGCGCCGCCGTGCACCCCGGGCGCAACCGCATCTACAGCTGCCTCGGCGGCAACCATTCGCCGCAGGTCGAATTCTCGCGGCCCACGCCGCTGTATTCGGGCGATATCATCGCGCTGTGCACCGACGGCGCCTGGGGGCCGGTGGGCAACGATGCCCTGGCCGCCCGCCTCGCCGGTGGCAAGAGCGTCATGAAGGCCATCCCCAAACTGCTCGACGAGGCCGAATCGCTCGGCGGGCCACATGCCGACAACCTGTCGATGATCGGCCTGCTGTGGCAGCAGGATTACGCCGAGACGCTGCCCGACACGGTATCGACCCAGACCATGGCGATCAGCAGCTTCACCACCCAGATGGAAAGCTTCGAGCGCACCGCCGGCAGCGGCGCCCAGGATCTGACCGACGACGAGATCGAACAGGCGATCTCCGAAATCAACGTCGCCATCAAGAAATTTTCCAAGGACTGA
- a CDS encoding serine/threonine-protein kinase encodes MPPQVNQALPSGFQLDQYRIERQLSLGGFSIVYLAYDTEGTPVAIKEYLPNSLALRGEGEVEPKVSPDHEPAFRYGMKCFFEEGRALAKLMHPNVVRVLNFFRANGTVYMVMQFERGRTLHEYVNKHRNVLRERFLRGVFTRMLNGLREVHAHKLLHLDIKPSNIYLRLDGTPVLLDFGAARQTLMTGQPMLKPMYTPGFASPEQFASREALGPWSDIYSVGASMYACLAGSAPPRSDERATKDTYTPAAKAFAGRHSEQLLETIDWCLNLDPLARPQSVYALQKALVQRGPDEAMPASWFSDVGSRLKTFIGRT; translated from the coding sequence ATGCCCCCTCAAGTCAATCAGGCACTGCCTTCCGGTTTCCAGCTCGACCAGTACCGCATCGAGCGGCAACTGTCGCTGGGGGGCTTTTCCATCGTCTACCTGGCCTATGACACCGAGGGGACGCCAGTGGCGATCAAGGAATACCTGCCCAATTCGCTGGCCCTGCGCGGCGAGGGCGAGGTCGAGCCCAAGGTGTCGCCCGACCATGAACCGGCCTTCCGCTACGGCATGAAGTGCTTCTTCGAGGAAGGCCGGGCGCTGGCCAAGCTGATGCACCCGAACGTGGTGCGGGTGCTCAACTTCTTCCGTGCCAATGGCACGGTGTACATGGTGATGCAGTTCGAGCGCGGCCGGACCCTGCACGAATACGTCAACAAGCACCGCAACGTGCTGCGCGAGCGTTTCCTGCGCGGGGTGTTCACCCGCATGCTCAACGGCCTGCGCGAGGTGCACGCCCACAAGCTGCTGCACCTGGACATCAAGCCGTCGAACATCTACCTGCGCCTCGACGGCACGCCGGTGCTGCTCGACTTCGGCGCCGCGCGCCAGACGCTGATGACCGGCCAACCCATGCTCAAGCCCATGTACACACCCGGTTTCGCCTCGCCCGAACAATTCGCCAGCCGCGAAGCGCTGGGCCCCTGGAGCGACATCTATAGCGTCGGGGCCAGCATGTATGCCTGCCTCGCCGGCAGCGCCCCGCCGCGCTCCGACGAGCGGGCCACCAAGGATACCTACACGCCCGCGGCCAAGGCCTTTGCCGGCCGCCACAGCGAACAGTTGCTCGAGACCATCGACTGGTGTCTGAATCTCGACCCCCTCGCCCGCCCCCAGAGCGTCTACGCTTTACAGAAGGCACTGGTCCAGCGCGGGCCCGACGAGGCCATGCCGGCCTCCTGGTTCTCCGATGTGGGGAGCCGGCTCAAAACCTTCATTGGTCGCACATGA
- a CDS encoding YicC/YloC family endoribonuclease: MILSMTGFAVQHRELGSVSLHIELRSVNSRFLDLSFRLGDDVRLAEPALREMLTARLNRGKVECRLYLQKNDAASVAEMSLNGALLQQLKAAQTQAQAVFPQAKALSVGELLRWPGMLADDSLAFDELMPVVREMAEAAIDEFLASRQREGAKLAAIIGDRVEGMRALVERAKPQMPQLVAAYQSKLTERLREAVATLDEDRIRQEVALFAQRIDVDEELDRLRTHLDEVGRILKKGGISGKRLDFLMQELNREANTLASKSAATDVTAVAMEMKVLIEQMREQVQNIE, translated from the coding sequence ATGATACTCAGTATGACCGGCTTTGCGGTCCAGCATCGCGAACTGGGCAGCGTCAGCCTGCACATCGAACTGCGCAGCGTCAATTCCCGCTTCCTCGACCTGAGCTTCCGCCTCGGCGATGACGTGCGGCTGGCCGAGCCGGCGCTGCGCGAGATGCTCACCGCACGGCTGAATCGCGGCAAGGTCGAGTGCCGCCTTTACCTGCAGAAGAACGATGCCGCCAGCGTGGCCGAGATGTCACTTAACGGCGCCTTGCTGCAGCAACTGAAGGCCGCCCAGACCCAGGCGCAGGCGGTGTTCCCGCAAGCCAAGGCCTTGTCGGTGGGCGAGCTGCTGCGCTGGCCGGGCATGCTCGCCGACGACAGCCTGGCTTTCGACGAGCTGATGCCGGTGGTGCGCGAGATGGCTGAAGCAGCCATCGATGAATTCCTCGCCAGCCGCCAGCGCGAAGGCGCCAAGCTGGCGGCCATCATCGGCGACCGGGTCGAGGGCATGCGTGCGCTGGTCGAGCGCGCCAAGCCGCAGATGCCGCAGCTGGTCGCGGCCTACCAGAGCAAGCTCACAGAACGCCTGCGCGAGGCCGTCGCCACGCTGGACGAAGACCGCATCCGCCAGGAGGTGGCGCTGTTCGCCCAGCGCATCGACGTGGACGAAGAGCTCGACCGCCTGCGCACCCATCTCGACGAAGTCGGTCGCATCCTCAAGAAGGGCGGCATCTCGGGCAAGCGGCTGGATTTCCTGATGCAGGAACTCAACCGCGAAGCCAACACCCTCGCCTCCAAGAGCGCCGCCACCGACGTGACCGCCGTGGCCATGGAGATGAAGGTGCTGATCGAGCAGATGCGCGAGCAGGTGCAAAACATCGAATGA
- a CDS encoding helix-turn-helix transcriptional regulator, which translates to MPQRHKAQSPSAEQLLDWRKKRKMSQSEFWAPIGVTQSAGSRYESGRPLPIPIALLLDLVYGPPKRSEKLLAKLRTAGQ; encoded by the coding sequence ATGCCCCAGCGACACAAAGCCCAATCCCCGAGCGCCGAGCAACTGCTGGACTGGCGCAAGAAACGCAAGATGAGCCAGTCAGAGTTCTGGGCGCCGATCGGCGTAACCCAGTCGGCCGGCAGTCGTTACGAAAGCGGACGACCGTTGCCGATTCCGATCGCGCTCCTGCTCGACCTGGTCTACGGCCCGCCCAAGCGGTCCGAGAAGCTGCTCGCCAAGTTGCGCACGGCCGGACAGTAA